A stretch of Geobacter sp. DNA encodes these proteins:
- a CDS encoding endopeptidase La translates to MINSDKPVKKTRRSSKRGDLKRFPLLPLRDIVVFPHMVVPLFVGRDKSVRALELAVESGKNIFLAAQKNATTEEPAVDEIFQSGTICQILQLLKLPDGTVKVLVEGKTRGEIVAFINQRECLQVDVAEVTEKTDDSVEAEALVRIVTTTFESYLKLTNNAPQETLEALRSIKEPALLADNLVSHIALKLPDKQELLAMASPVDRLEKLLVFMEGEIEILQIDKKIRSRVKKQIERTQREYYLNEQMRAIQKELGSKDDYKQELKELEDKAQNLPLTEEARTKALTELKKLHHMSPMSAEAAVLRNYLDWLFALPWGKFADEKSDLHVAEQVLNTDHYGLDKVKQRILEFLAVHSLVNSIKGPILCFVGPPGVGKTSLARSISRATGRDFVKMSLGGVRDEAEIRGHRRTYVGSMPGKIIQSLKKVGSNNPVFLLDEIDKLSSDFRGDPASALLEVLDPEQNNAFSDHFMDLDYDLSKVMFITTANSLHSIPRPLLDRLEVIKLDGYTEQEKLHIAKEYLVKKQLHSHGLHDHEVQFNESALAEIIRYYTREAGVRNLEREIAGICRKVARSIVAGAKRKFIIKPTQVRELLGGRKFTRTCHKHSDSIGVVTGLAWTEAGGDLLSIEVAVLAGSGKLTITGKLGEVMQESAHAALSYVRSRAQLLGLSRDFYRNYDLHIHVPEGAIPKDGPSAGITMATAIASALTGVPVRNEIAMTGEITLRGRVLPIGGVKEKLLAARRAQVKMVILPYENEKDLLEIPADLRKGISVRLVNHMDEVLVHALKSGFSSSWHIKQGDVDGKPRPVAPISH, encoded by the coding sequence ATGATTAATAGTGATAAACCTGTGAAAAAAACACGGCGCTCCAGCAAGAGAGGGGATCTTAAAAGATTCCCTCTCTTGCCGTTAAGGGATATTGTTGTTTTCCCCCACATGGTGGTCCCTCTTTTTGTGGGGCGTGATAAATCGGTGCGGGCTTTGGAACTGGCGGTTGAAAGCGGCAAGAACATTTTTCTCGCCGCGCAAAAAAACGCTACAACCGAAGAGCCTGCCGTTGATGAGATCTTTCAGTCGGGGACCATTTGCCAGATATTACAACTGCTGAAACTTCCTGATGGAACCGTCAAGGTCTTGGTAGAGGGGAAGACCAGGGGGGAGATTGTCGCATTTATCAACCAACGGGAATGTCTCCAGGTTGATGTTGCTGAAGTTACTGAAAAGACAGATGACTCTGTTGAAGCGGAAGCCCTGGTACGCATAGTTACCACCACTTTTGAGAGTTATCTGAAGCTCACCAATAATGCCCCACAGGAAACACTTGAAGCATTGCGTAGCATAAAAGAGCCGGCATTACTTGCAGATAATCTTGTTTCGCATATAGCTTTAAAGCTGCCCGACAAACAAGAACTCCTGGCAATGGCTTCGCCGGTTGACAGGTTGGAAAAGTTGTTGGTTTTCATGGAGGGTGAGATAGAAATCCTCCAGATTGATAAGAAAATTCGTAGTCGAGTTAAAAAGCAGATCGAAAGAACCCAGCGAGAGTATTATCTCAACGAGCAGATGCGGGCCATTCAAAAAGAACTAGGCAGCAAGGATGATTACAAGCAGGAGTTGAAAGAGCTCGAAGATAAAGCGCAAAATCTGCCCCTGACAGAAGAGGCACGTACCAAGGCATTGACAGAATTGAAAAAATTGCACCATATGTCTCCTATGTCTGCAGAAGCAGCTGTTCTCAGGAATTATCTCGACTGGCTCTTTGCGCTGCCTTGGGGAAAATTCGCTGATGAGAAGTCTGACTTGCACGTTGCTGAGCAGGTACTCAATACTGATCATTATGGCCTGGATAAGGTTAAGCAGCGGATTCTGGAATTTCTGGCAGTGCACTCCCTTGTGAACTCGATAAAAGGCCCAATCCTGTGCTTTGTCGGTCCTCCTGGTGTTGGGAAAACCTCACTTGCTCGTTCAATATCTCGGGCGACAGGTCGTGATTTTGTAAAGATGTCTCTGGGCGGTGTCAGAGACGAAGCGGAGATTCGTGGCCATCGCCGGACGTATGTAGGGTCTATGCCGGGGAAGATTATCCAAAGTCTGAAAAAGGTCGGTAGCAATAATCCGGTTTTTCTTCTTGATGAAATAGATAAGCTCTCCTCCGATTTTCGCGGTGATCCTGCTTCCGCTCTTTTGGAGGTCCTTGACCCAGAACAGAATAATGCGTTTTCAGATCATTTCATGGATCTCGATTATGATCTTTCAAAGGTAATGTTCATTACAACCGCAAACTCGCTGCATTCAATACCGCGTCCTCTACTCGATCGTTTGGAGGTGATCAAGCTGGACGGCTATACAGAGCAGGAAAAGTTGCATATTGCTAAAGAGTATCTGGTGAAAAAACAATTACATTCACATGGGTTGCACGACCATGAGGTACAGTTCAACGAGAGTGCCCTTGCTGAAATTATTCGTTATTACACGCGTGAAGCAGGGGTACGCAATCTTGAACGAGAGATTGCAGGGATATGCCGTAAAGTTGCCAGGTCTATTGTTGCAGGTGCAAAAAGGAAATTTATCATCAAGCCCACGCAAGTCCGGGAATTACTCGGTGGCCGTAAATTTACCAGAACCTGTCACAAACATTCCGATTCGATTGGTGTGGTAACAGGCCTTGCCTGGACAGAGGCCGGTGGTGACCTTCTGAGCATAGAGGTCGCTGTCCTGGCAGGAAGCGGTAAACTGACCATCACGGGGAAACTCGGTGAAGTCATGCAGGAATCGGCGCATGCCGCATTGAGCTATGTCCGATCCCGTGCACAACTGCTTGGGTTGAGCAGGGACTTTTATCGCAACTATGATCTGCATATTCATGTCCCAGAAGGAGCTATCCCTAAGGACGGTCCTTCGGCAGGAATTACTATGGCGACTGCAATTGCTTCGGCTTTAACAGGAGTACCCGTTCGCAACGAAATCGCCATGACCGGTGAGATCACATTACGCGGTCGAGTGCTTCCCATAGGTGGAGTTAAGGAAAAACTTCTTGCAGCTCGACGAGCTCAGGTAAAGATGGTAATTCTCCCCTATGAAAACGAAAAGGATCTGCTTGAAATCCCCGCCGATCTCCGTAAAGGAATATCGGTTCGCCTTGTGAATCATATGGATGAGGTTCTCGTTCATGCACTCAAGAGCGGGTTCAGTTCTTCATGGCATATAAAGCAGGGTGATGTTGATGGGAAGCCACGGCCAGTTGCACCAATTTCACATTGA